A genomic segment from Streptomyces sp. NBC_00654 encodes:
- a CDS encoding GtrA family protein, producing MTAPSHRPHRQPLSAHPLVAAFVRFVVCGGGVGVASSGVLVLLNGHLPLMVANALVTVVSTVLATELHRRVSFRSGRGGWGVHLQSGLTAAVSYAFTTGALFALYALDSTPSAPAEQTVYLSASALAGVGRFALLRIVVFAERPAAKPSALGRSAVTMAA from the coding sequence GTGACCGCCCCCTCGCACCGTCCGCACCGGCAGCCGCTCTCGGCCCACCCGCTCGTGGCGGCCTTCGTGCGCTTCGTGGTGTGCGGCGGCGGGGTCGGGGTCGCCTCCAGCGGGGTGCTCGTCCTGCTCAACGGACACCTGCCGCTGATGGTGGCGAACGCCCTGGTCACGGTCGTCTCCACGGTGCTGGCGACCGAGCTGCACCGCCGTGTCTCCTTCCGCAGCGGGCGCGGGGGCTGGGGCGTCCATCTCCAGTCCGGCCTGACGGCCGCCGTGAGCTACGCCTTCACCACCGGGGCACTGTTCGCCCTGTACGCCCTCGACTCCACGCCCTCCGCGCCGGCGGAGCAGACCGTCTACCTGTCGGCGTCGGCGCTGGCGGGGGTCGGACGGTTCGCGCTGCTGCGGATCGTGGTCTTCGCCGAGCGGCCGGCGGCGAAGCCCTCCGCGCTCGGCAGGTCGGCCGTGACGATGGCCGCCTGA
- a CDS encoding cytochrome P450, translated as MTNPSPAAPASPAGGCPAGGAPGAVPLGGADSGVEPQTLYRTMRREHGPVVPVELPGAIPAWLVIGYRELHQVTSDGELFPRDVSLWNQWGRVPEDWPLLPMVGQPMPSIYFTAGAEHRRHAEMVGPALEGADPFEIRSHCEQLADRLIDGICSRGTADLIAEFAVPLPVLVLARLVGFPDAEGADIARVLGDLADGGAGAQEAHARFAEHMRRLVAAKRSVPGEDVTSRMLAHPERFTDEEYALDLMAITAAGHLTTADWIGNSMRLMLTEDQFAAALSGGRHSVAEAMNEVLWEDGPTQILAGRWAARDTHLGGRNIRRGDMLLLGLGAANADPHIRQQFPSPGGRPGQGGNSAHLAFSHGEYRCPFPAQEIAETIARTGIEILLDRLPDLELAVPAQDLVRRPSAFLRGMTALPVRFTPVRTTGDPS; from the coding sequence ATGACGAACCCCTCACCCGCCGCGCCCGCTTCCCCGGCCGGCGGCTGTCCCGCGGGCGGCGCCCCGGGCGCGGTGCCGCTCGGCGGAGCCGATTCCGGCGTCGAGCCCCAAACCCTCTACCGCACCATGCGGCGCGAGCACGGACCGGTCGTTCCCGTCGAACTGCCCGGGGCGATACCCGCCTGGCTGGTCATCGGCTACCGCGAACTCCATCAGGTCACGAGTGACGGGGAACTGTTCCCCCGGGACGTCTCGCTGTGGAACCAGTGGGGCCGTGTCCCCGAGGACTGGCCGCTGCTGCCGATGGTCGGTCAGCCCATGCCGTCCATCTACTTCACCGCGGGGGCCGAGCACCGGCGGCACGCCGAGATGGTGGGTCCCGCGCTCGAAGGCGCGGATCCCTTCGAAATCCGTTCACACTGCGAACAGTTGGCCGACCGGCTCATCGACGGAATCTGCAGCCGGGGCACGGCCGATCTCATCGCCGAGTTCGCCGTACCGCTGCCCGTCCTCGTGCTCGCCCGGCTGGTCGGCTTCCCGGACGCGGAGGGCGCGGACATCGCCCGGGTGCTGGGGGACCTGGCCGACGGCGGAGCGGGGGCCCAGGAGGCGCACGCGCGTTTCGCCGAGCACATGCGGCGGCTGGTCGCGGCCAAACGGTCGGTGCCCGGGGAGGACGTGACCTCCCGGATGCTCGCGCACCCCGAGCGGTTCACCGACGAGGAGTACGCGCTCGACCTCATGGCCATCACGGCGGCGGGTCACCTGACCACCGCCGACTGGATCGGCAACTCCATGCGTCTGATGCTCACGGAGGACCAGTTCGCCGCCGCCCTGTCCGGCGGGCGCCACAGCGTCGCCGAGGCCATGAACGAGGTCCTGTGGGAGGACGGCCCGACCCAGATCCTCGCCGGGCGGTGGGCGGCCCGGGACACCCACCTGGGCGGGCGGAACATCCGCCGGGGCGACATGCTGCTCCTGGGGCTGGGCGCGGCCAACGCCGATCCGCACATCCGCCAGCAGTTCCCGTCGCCGGGAGGCAGGCCGGGGCAGGGCGGCAACAGCGCGCATCTCGCGTTCAGCCACGGTGAGTACCGCTGCCCGTTCCCCGCCCAGGAGATCGCCGAGACCATCGCCCGGACCGGCATCGAGATCCTGCTGGACCGGCTGCCCGACCTCGAACTGGCCGTCCCCGCGCAGGACCTGGTCCGCCGGCCCTCCGCGTTCCTGCGCGGGATGACCGCGCTGCCCGTCCGCTTCACTCCCGTACGTACGACAGGAGACCCGTCGTGA
- a CDS encoding cytochrome P450 gives MVQDLDGETARLREAGTLARIELLGVPAWTVTRHAEARRLLVDPRLVKDIDVWELWRSGAVTRDWPLIGMIDAGRSMFTVDGDEHRRLRTKTSQALTPRRLEALRPDIERFTEELLDHLEEQGRDGVVDLKSVFAQPLPMRVVGMLMGVDEDRHPMLTQRYKAFFSMLTPQEERLALLDELDVFYYALVRERTARPGDDLTSALILAEEGGDPLTEEEVVGNLKAMVAAGHETTIGLILNAVRALLAHPDQLRMVLDGRIGWETVIEETLRWDTPTTHLLMRFATEDIQVGDQVIERGEGVVISYRAIGRDTEQHGGDADAFDITRPTPIRHMTFGHGPHICPGAALSRVEAGIALPALFGRFPGLRLAVPDEGVRKLPVMTQNDMESFPVLLG, from the coding sequence ATGGTCCAGGACCTGGACGGGGAGACCGCCCGGCTCCGGGAGGCCGGCACGCTCGCCCGGATCGAACTGCTCGGCGTGCCCGCCTGGACCGTCACCCGGCACGCCGAGGCCCGCAGGCTCCTCGTCGACCCGAGGCTGGTCAAGGACATCGATGTCTGGGAGCTCTGGCGGAGCGGGGCGGTGACCCGGGACTGGCCGCTGATCGGAATGATCGACGCGGGGCGTTCGATGTTCACGGTGGACGGCGACGAGCACCGCCGGCTGCGGACCAAGACCTCCCAGGCCCTCACCCCGCGCCGGCTCGAAGCGCTGCGCCCCGACATCGAGCGGTTCACCGAGGAACTGCTCGACCACCTGGAGGAGCAGGGCAGGGACGGCGTCGTCGACCTGAAGTCCGTGTTCGCCCAGCCGCTGCCCATGCGGGTCGTCGGCATGCTGATGGGGGTGGACGAGGACCGGCATCCGATGCTGACGCAGCGGTACAAGGCCTTCTTCTCCATGCTCACCCCGCAGGAGGAACGCCTCGCGCTGCTGGACGAGTTGGATGTCTTCTACTACGCCCTGGTCCGGGAGCGGACCGCTCGGCCGGGCGACGACCTCACCAGTGCGCTGATCCTGGCCGAGGAGGGCGGGGATCCGCTCACCGAGGAAGAGGTGGTGGGCAACCTGAAGGCCATGGTGGCCGCCGGGCACGAGACGACCATCGGGCTCATCCTCAATGCCGTACGGGCGTTGCTCGCGCACCCCGACCAGCTGCGGATGGTGCTGGACGGGCGGATCGGCTGGGAGACGGTGATCGAGGAGACGCTGCGCTGGGACACCCCCACCACGCATCTGCTGATGCGGTTCGCCACCGAGGACATCCAGGTCGGTGACCAGGTGATCGAGCGGGGGGAGGGGGTCGTCATCTCCTACCGCGCCATCGGGCGGGACACCGAGCAGCACGGCGGCGACGCCGACGCCTTCGACATCACCCGGCCCACCCCCATCCGGCACATGACCTTCGGCCACGGCCCGCACATCTGCCCCGGCGCGGCCCTCTCCCGGGTGGAGGCGGGCATCGCGCTGCCCGCCCTGTTCGGGCGCTTCCCCGGGCTGAGGCTCGCCGTGCCGGACGAGGGGGTCCGCAAGCTGCCCGTGATGACGCAGAACGACATGGAGTCCTTCCCCGTGCTGCTGGGGTGA
- a CDS encoding AAA family ATPase, with the protein MTEQDTSAPPAPPPSWRVFHATGKAPAGDPPGLPEPPPWRVFAGSPLQPEPPGDAQATRRRLGVVQEGPQLREEEIDAVNAALLLRRPLLVTGPPGVGKSTLAYLIAHELGLGRVLPWSIVSRTTLRGGLYEYDAIGRAQAIAAWRAGGEAGAATDGAGAPDLGDFVTLGPLGTALLAHARPRVLLVDELDKSDIDLPNDLLHVLENGSYDIPELVRSSVGEVSVFTDDPQRRAVIEAGRVECAEFPVVVITSNGEREFPAAFRRRCLPLEMRPPGREQLISIVVSHLRRRPEGVSALVDEFEQRLHSGGTQSVDQLLNAVQLTTADGFQDDEDGRKLIEMLLRDLSKGR; encoded by the coding sequence ATGACCGAGCAGGACACATCCGCACCACCCGCGCCGCCGCCCTCCTGGAGGGTGTTCCACGCCACCGGGAAGGCGCCCGCCGGGGATCCTCCCGGGCTGCCCGAGCCGCCGCCCTGGCGGGTGTTCGCCGGAAGCCCCCTGCAGCCGGAGCCACCCGGCGACGCCCAGGCCACCCGACGCCGCCTCGGCGTCGTGCAGGAGGGCCCCCAGCTGCGTGAGGAGGAGATCGACGCGGTCAACGCGGCACTCCTGCTGCGCCGTCCGCTGCTCGTCACGGGGCCGCCCGGGGTGGGCAAGTCGACCCTCGCCTATCTGATCGCCCATGAGCTGGGGCTCGGCCGGGTGCTCCCGTGGAGCATCGTCAGCCGTACGACGCTGCGCGGCGGTCTCTACGAGTACGACGCCATCGGCAGGGCCCAGGCGATCGCCGCCTGGCGGGCGGGCGGCGAGGCCGGAGCCGCCACGGACGGGGCCGGCGCACCCGACCTGGGGGACTTCGTCACCCTGGGGCCCCTGGGGACCGCGCTGCTCGCCCATGCCCGCCCACGCGTGCTGCTGGTCGACGAGCTGGACAAGAGCGACATCGACCTGCCGAACGACCTGCTCCACGTGCTGGAGAACGGCAGTTACGACATCCCCGAGCTGGTGCGCAGCAGCGTGGGGGAGGTGTCGGTCTTCACCGACGACCCCCAGCGCCGGGCGGTCATCGAGGCGGGCCGGGTCGAATGCGCCGAGTTCCCCGTGGTCGTGATCACGAGCAACGGTGAACGCGAGTTCCCGGCCGCGTTCCGGCGCCGCTGTCTGCCGCTGGAGATGCGCCCGCCCGGCCGGGAACAGCTGATCTCCATCGTCGTCAGTCATCTGCGCCGTCGGCCGGAAGGCGTCTCGGCGCTGGTGGACGAGTTCGAGCAGCGGCTGCACAGCGGCGGGACCCAGTCGGTCGACCAGCTGCTGAACGCCGTCCAACTCACCACGGCCGACGGATTCCAGGACGACGAGGACGGGCGTAAGCTGATTGAGATGCTGCTCCGCGACCTCTCGAAGGGCCGCTGA
- the fxsT gene encoding FxSxx-COOH system tetratricopeptide repeat protein, producing MNGLPRERAPDAPSTAGGDATARDTSGDTSGDLGWQDLADAAWLAAAWRSAGRGSPRAADEPALLPDGPEALPDAVLPPSGDMAPEVPPDGVTYGEEPRELVLSAVEETRTARPDTAVPTVKPPVRRVAPLRLARSLRGLGRRVPSRHRSRLDEARTAECGLSDGLWIPYLRPVRERAFDLMLLVDSAPTMPVWDSTVRRLTDEAVRSGAFRDVRTVEVALPGQGAPVLRWPGDRHADPAELLDGRGSRLFLVVTDGLARGWAGRGADELLGRLTSGGPTALVHLLPPYLRHRSSLYPFRAELDAAGFGALNRHFGCRPPLGAWDRSRGLADPDDGSVPVPVLSLRAGSFRSWADLITGERGVRRTLPVVLAGAMTKGVAAPGLRSPRIDGPRAAVAAVRKFASLASPLARQLAVLLAVAPLRFDVIEELRDRAFPESGPDHLAEIMMGGLIDWEPEGEGGPDFAEGVREALLATGNRTQLARAVGLLAESRAGQAQGIGLRAALRDPVRAALPDGGAGPAWLRIELAVLRALGGLPYRLRAARLADRLLHGAGSAAEAIRDDKEAFDVNAPPLRSHPAASPGGSVSPTTPVTADKDVRRDEQSMDGTAPELRFVRTGQPKIMGNVPPKNPNFTGRESLLAAVERQLQEDETTAVLPHALHGMGGVGKSQIAVEYVYRHSAEFNVIWWIPAEQENLILGALADLARSLGLEVGPQANAAVPAVREALRTGKPFDNWLLVFDNAEDIEAVRSYFPNGGPGKIIVTSRNREWERVATPLSVDVFDRDESITLLQRRARGMSADDADRLAAALGDLPLAVEQAGAWHAATGMPVNEYLDLLEQRRPEILELDPSPDYPLPVAAVWDISLGRLSQDNPAARQLLEICACMAPEPIPLNMLRGGRNVEITPELDPVLRDPLLLARATRDLSKLSLVRLDHKSGTLQMHRLMQNVIVARLDEEERAKMTRAAHLLLTTAKPGAPASPDQWPAYQAILPHVIASGAVESSDAWVRDLVYDMVFFLYYWGAHESGAAQARLAWNAWRAQSGDEDLHVIRVTKLLGFYLRLLGKSEEAAAHNERALAISRGAQIPDEELIDSMWQMAGALRQRGEFQAACDLDEEAFTRASDLFGPEDPATLSAAHDYCVSLRAGGRFVEAREIDEETARQRELLYGPASGLTLNTLNGLAIDIRENGDYLGARALQESNYQAYLTHFGESNAATIRSALLLAVCRRRAGVVEGGAAFAEQNLERFTTRYGLNNLDALAAAIHTMVERRLNGDLAGSRELGEQALAGLRTVVGARHPHTQFAKVNLAATLRAQGDIDKAEALDIQAWQLLESTLGERHVNTLTAAMSRANNHYARLDFSRAKEADAGILARLTESVGAEHPLTLVCTANLALDQRGLGQSAEADRLNAVAIEGFSRVLGDDHPWQTAARLHQRIECDIAALPL from the coding sequence ATGAACGGCTTGCCCCGGGAGCGTGCTCCGGACGCGCCGTCCACAGCGGGTGGTGACGCCACCGCGCGTGACACAAGCGGTGACACGAGCGGCGACCTGGGCTGGCAGGACCTCGCCGACGCGGCCTGGCTGGCCGCGGCCTGGCGGTCGGCCGGACGCGGATCCCCGCGGGCGGCGGACGAACCGGCGCTCTTACCGGACGGGCCGGAGGCACTGCCCGACGCCGTTCTGCCTCCTTCGGGTGACATGGCGCCGGAAGTGCCGCCCGACGGGGTCACGTACGGCGAGGAGCCGCGCGAACTCGTCCTGAGCGCGGTCGAGGAGACCCGGACCGCCCGGCCGGACACGGCCGTCCCCACGGTGAAGCCTCCCGTGCGGCGCGTGGCGCCCCTGCGGCTGGCCCGGTCGCTGCGCGGGCTGGGGCGGCGTGTCCCCTCGCGGCACCGGAGCCGCCTCGACGAGGCACGCACCGCGGAGTGCGGGCTGAGCGACGGGCTGTGGATCCCCTACCTCAGGCCCGTGCGGGAGCGCGCCTTCGATCTGATGCTCCTCGTCGACAGCGCGCCCACCATGCCCGTGTGGGACAGCACGGTCCGCCGGCTCACCGACGAGGCCGTCCGCAGCGGAGCCTTCCGCGACGTCCGCACCGTCGAGGTCGCGCTTCCCGGGCAGGGGGCGCCGGTGCTGCGCTGGCCCGGTGACCGGCACGCGGACCCGGCGGAGCTGCTGGACGGACGCGGCTCGCGGCTGTTCCTCGTCGTCACCGACGGGCTGGCCCGGGGCTGGGCCGGCCGGGGCGCGGACGAACTGCTGGGCCGGCTCACCTCCGGCGGACCCACCGCGCTCGTCCATCTGCTGCCCCCCTACCTGCGGCACCGCTCCTCCCTGTACCCCTTCCGCGCCGAGCTGGACGCGGCCGGATTCGGGGCGCTCAACCGGCACTTCGGCTGCCGTCCGCCGCTCGGGGCGTGGGACCGCTCACGCGGGCTCGCCGACCCGGACGACGGTTCCGTACCGGTACCCGTACTGAGCCTGCGCGCCGGGTCGTTCCGCTCGTGGGCCGATCTGATCACCGGCGAGCGCGGTGTGCGGCGCACCCTTCCGGTGGTGCTGGCCGGAGCCATGACCAAGGGGGTCGCGGCGCCGGGGCTGCGCAGCCCCCGGATCGACGGACCGCGCGCGGCGGTGGCCGCCGTACGGAAGTTCGCCTCGCTGGCCAGTCCGCTCGCCCGGCAGCTGGCGGTGCTGCTGGCGGTCGCCCCGCTGAGGTTCGACGTCATCGAGGAACTGCGCGACCGGGCCTTTCCCGAGTCGGGCCCCGACCACCTGGCCGAGATCATGATGGGCGGGCTCATCGACTGGGAGCCCGAGGGCGAGGGCGGCCCGGACTTCGCCGAAGGGGTGCGTGAGGCGCTGCTGGCGACCGGCAACCGCACCCAGCTGGCCCGTGCGGTGGGGCTGCTGGCCGAGTCGCGCGCCGGGCAGGCGCAGGGCATCGGGCTCAGGGCGGCACTGCGGGACCCGGTGCGGGCCGCGCTCCCGGACGGCGGAGCCGGACCGGCCTGGCTCCGCATCGAACTGGCCGTACTGCGTGCTCTGGGCGGCCTGCCGTACAGACTCCGTGCGGCTCGCCTGGCCGACCGGCTGCTGCACGGCGCGGGATCTGCAGCGGAGGCGATCAGGGATGATAAAGAGGCATTTGATGTGAATGCTCCACCTCTCCGGTCGCATCCGGCCGCTTCACCAGGAGGATCTGTGTCGCCCACGACACCCGTAACAGCTGACAAGGATGTCCGGAGGGACGAGCAGAGCATGGACGGCACAGCACCGGAGCTACGATTCGTCCGCACCGGCCAGCCGAAGATCATGGGCAATGTGCCGCCGAAGAACCCCAACTTCACCGGTCGGGAGAGTCTTCTGGCAGCGGTGGAGCGGCAGTTGCAGGAGGACGAGACGACCGCCGTCCTTCCGCACGCGCTGCACGGCATGGGCGGCGTCGGCAAGTCCCAGATCGCCGTCGAGTATGTGTACCGGCACAGCGCCGAGTTCAACGTCATCTGGTGGATTCCGGCGGAGCAGGAGAACCTGATCCTCGGCGCGCTCGCCGATCTGGCCCGCAGCCTCGGCCTGGAGGTCGGGCCCCAGGCCAACGCCGCCGTACCGGCCGTGCGCGAAGCGCTGCGCACCGGCAAGCCGTTCGACAACTGGCTGCTGGTCTTCGACAACGCGGAGGACATCGAGGCCGTACGGTCGTACTTCCCCAACGGCGGCCCCGGCAAGATCATCGTCACCTCGCGCAACCGCGAGTGGGAACGGGTGGCCACCCCGCTCAGCGTCGACGTGTTCGACCGCGACGAGAGCATCACCCTGCTGCAGCGCCGGGCGCGCGGCATGAGCGCCGACGACGCCGACCGGCTCGCCGCCGCACTCGGTGACCTGCCGCTCGCCGTCGAGCAGGCGGGCGCCTGGCACGCCGCCACCGGCATGCCGGTGAACGAATACCTCGACCTGCTGGAACAGCGCCGTCCCGAGATCCTTGAGCTCGACCCGTCCCCCGACTACCCGCTGCCCGTCGCGGCGGTCTGGGACATCTCGCTCGGCCGGCTCTCGCAGGACAACCCGGCGGCACGCCAACTGCTGGAGATCTGCGCCTGCATGGCGCCGGAGCCGATCCCGCTGAACATGCTCAGGGGCGGCCGGAACGTCGAGATCACCCCGGAACTCGACCCGGTGCTGCGTGACCCGCTGCTGCTCGCACGCGCCACCCGCGACCTCAGCAAACTGTCCCTGGTACGGCTGGACCACAAGTCCGGCACCCTCCAGATGCACCGCCTGATGCAGAACGTCATCGTGGCCAGGCTGGATGAGGAGGAACGGGCGAAGATGACCCGGGCCGCCCACCTGCTCCTGACCACCGCCAAGCCCGGCGCCCCCGCCTCCCCCGACCAATGGCCCGCCTACCAGGCGATCCTGCCGCATGTGATCGCCTCCGGAGCGGTCGAGAGCTCCGACGCCTGGGTCCGTGACCTGGTCTACGACATGGTGTTCTTCCTCTACTACTGGGGAGCCCACGAATCGGGAGCGGCACAGGCCAGGCTCGCCTGGAACGCCTGGCGCGCCCAGTCCGGCGACGAGGACCTGCATGTCATCCGGGTCACCAAGCTGCTGGGCTTCTACCTCCGGCTGCTCGGCAAGTCCGAGGAGGCGGCCGCCCACAACGAACGGGCGCTCGCCATCTCGCGCGGGGCCCAGATCCCGGACGAGGAACTCATCGACTCCATGTGGCAGATGGCGGGAGCACTGCGCCAGCGCGGCGAGTTCCAGGCCGCCTGCGACCTCGACGAGGAGGCGTTCACCCGGGCCAGCGACCTGTTCGGCCCGGAGGACCCGGCCACGCTGAGCGCCGCGCACGACTACTGCGTCTCGCTGCGGGCCGGTGGGCGCTTCGTCGAGGCCAGGGAGATCGACGAGGAGACGGCACGCCAGCGCGAGCTGCTGTACGGACCGGCCAGCGGCCTCACCCTGAACACGCTGAACGGTCTGGCCATCGACATCCGCGAGAACGGCGACTACCTCGGCGCGCGCGCCCTCCAGGAGTCCAACTACCAGGCCTACCTCACCCACTTCGGGGAGAGCAACGCGGCCACCATCCGTTCCGCGCTGCTCCTCGCCGTGTGCCGGCGCAGGGCCGGTGTGGTCGAGGGCGGCGCCGCGTTCGCGGAGCAGAACCTCGAACGGTTCACCACCCGCTACGGCCTCAACAACCTGGACGCCCTGGCCGCCGCCATCCACACCATGGTCGAGCGACGGCTCAACGGCGACCTCGCGGGCTCCCGGGAACTGGGGGAGCAGGCGCTCGCCGGGCTGCGCACCGTGGTCGGCGCCCGGCACCCGCACACCCAGTTCGCCAAGGTCAATCTGGCGGCGACCCTGCGGGCGCAGGGCGACATCGACAAGGCCGAGGCCCTGGACATCCAGGCCTGGCAGCTGCTGGAGAGCACCCTCGGCGAGCGGCATGTCAATACGCTCACGGCGGCGATGAGCCGGGCCAACAACCACTACGCCCGGCTCGACTTCTCCCGGGCCAAGGAAGCCGACGCGGGCATCCTGGCCAGGCTCACCGAGAGCGTCGGCGCCGAACACCCGCTGACCCTCGTGTGCACCGCCAACCTGGCCCTGGACCAGCGGGGTCTGGGCCAGTCGGCGGAGGCCGACCGCCTGAACGCGGTCGCGATCGAGGGCTTCTCACGGGTGCTGGGGGACGACCACCCCTGGCAGACCGCGGCCCGGCTGCACCAGCGCATCGAATGCGACATCGCCGCGCTGCCGCTGTGA
- a CDS encoding caspase family protein has translation MTRGRTAPHRVLALVVGIERYAAGDGWNLPGPVRDALRFRDWLLARGVPETNILLHLAPLDGEDPGVPFRPADHNSLRSAFVTGIPARSGDALWVWWGGHGVLDRDERLRLYCADATVTDRRNIDVESARDTLRSDTLTGFARQTWMVDACQTFDERHNFPHSLPDERLPAGQRVQAHEQVLMFAATRGQRAANDPERRTGVFSDIVLRELPADPVPDPDALFEAVRGRLDVLRAAGGTDQLPTLHLHRPGRTEASVSPRGPAEARATGARSTARLVEALLAYPLMNDREERQALVRELPAVVVGRMPRHSMPRTDVIGIVRTLGAHPDRLGELFDAVTLFDVDPERAAELQEAIQELIASQRAGK, from the coding sequence GTGACCCGGGGACGGACCGCGCCGCACCGCGTGCTCGCCCTGGTGGTCGGGATCGAGCGGTACGCCGCCGGCGACGGCTGGAACCTGCCGGGCCCGGTCAGGGACGCCCTGCGGTTCCGTGACTGGCTGCTGGCACGCGGCGTACCGGAGACCAACATCCTGCTCCACCTCGCGCCGCTGGACGGCGAGGACCCGGGCGTCCCCTTCCGTCCGGCCGACCACAACTCCCTGCGCAGCGCCTTCGTCACCGGCATCCCCGCCCGCAGCGGCGACGCGCTGTGGGTGTGGTGGGGCGGGCACGGGGTGCTGGACAGGGACGAGCGCCTGCGGCTCTACTGCGCCGACGCGACCGTCACCGACCGGCGCAACATCGATGTCGAGTCGGCCCGCGACACCCTCAGGAGCGACACGCTCACCGGCTTCGCGCGGCAGACGTGGATGGTCGACGCGTGTCAGACGTTCGACGAACGCCACAACTTCCCGCACTCACTGCCGGACGAACGGCTCCCGGCGGGGCAGCGGGTCCAGGCCCATGAGCAGGTCCTGATGTTCGCGGCCACCAGGGGCCAGCGCGCGGCCAACGATCCCGAGCGCCGCACAGGGGTGTTCTCGGACATCGTGCTGCGGGAACTCCCCGCCGACCCGGTGCCCGACCCCGACGCCCTGTTCGAGGCGGTACGCGGCCGGCTGGACGTGCTCCGGGCGGCGGGCGGCACCGACCAGCTGCCGACCCTCCACCTGCACAGACCCGGCCGTACCGAGGCTTCTGTCTCCCCGCGGGGCCCGGCGGAGGCCCGTGCGACCGGGGCCCGGTCGACGGCCCGGCTCGTCGAAGCGCTGTTGGCCTACCCCCTGATGAACGACCGTGAGGAACGGCAGGCGCTCGTCCGTGAACTGCCCGCCGTCGTCGTCGGCCGGATGCCGAGGCACTCGATGCCGCGGACCGATGTCATCGGCATCGTACGGACTCTCGGGGCGCATCCGGACAGACTGGGAGAACTCTTCGACGCGGTCACCCTGTTCGACGTCGATCCGGAACGTGCTGCCGAACTCCAAGAGGCCATACAGGAGTTGATCGCTTCCCAGCGGGCAGGAAAATGA
- a CDS encoding aldo/keto reductase produces MYQPVPADRTTDHVESDVMDLAAVSIADLRRLPAPDPGPRLLAEIRRARGNAMVGGSEPGRAE; encoded by the coding sequence TTGTACCAGCCGGTACCCGCCGACCGCACCACTGACCACGTCGAGAGCGACGTCATGGACCTGGCGGCCGTGAGCATCGCCGACCTGCGCCGCCTCCCGGCCCCCGACCCGGGCCCACGGCTGCTGGCGGAGATCCGGCGTGCCCGGGGCAACGCCATGGTCGGCGGCTCCGAACCCGGACGGGCCGAATAG